The following are encoded in a window of Methanobrevibacter ruminantium M1 genomic DNA:
- the thiD gene encoding bifunctional hydroxymethylpyrimidine kinase/phosphomethylpyrimidine kinase, with product MIGLSIAGFDPSGGAGISTDMKTMAAHGVHPCSVITALTAQNPKKVFSVQAIETSYIRQQIDSIFDEYPIKYSKTGLLYSKEIIQLVSKKVEELNLRIVVDPVMVASSGGQLAKKEMANSLKKYLLKNALLVTPNVKEAEELSGISIKSIEDAKEAAYKIGECCNVMITGGHLDGNNVIYNKQKDELSILKQNLIKTDNLHGTGCSLSAAICANLIILNEKDKDSKDENNLEIAIERSTKFIYEAVKKGRYGTLNPNFNSNLDFLK from the coding sequence ATGATAGGACTTTCAATAGCTGGATTTGACCCTTCAGGAGGAGCTGGAATAAGCACAGATATGAAAACAATGGCTGCACATGGAGTTCACCCCTGTTCAGTAATCACCGCACTAACTGCGCAAAATCCTAAAAAAGTGTTTTCTGTGCAAGCTATAGAAACCTCATATATTAGGCAGCAGATAGATTCCATATTTGATGAGTATCCTATCAAATACTCAAAGACAGGCCTATTATACTCAAAAGAAATCATCCAACTTGTAAGTAAAAAGGTCGAAGAATTAAATTTACGCATAGTTGTTGACCCAGTGATGGTGGCAAGTTCAGGTGGGCAACTTGCAAAGAAGGAAATGGCAAATTCATTAAAGAAATATCTCTTGAAAAATGCACTTCTTGTTACTCCAAATGTTAAAGAGGCTGAAGAGCTTTCAGGAATCAGCATAAAATCAATAGAAGATGCAAAGGAAGCTGCATATAAGATTGGAGAATGTTGCAATGTAATGATTACAGGTGGCCATCTTGATGGAAACAATGTCATTTACAATAAACAAAAGGATGAGCTAAGCATTTTAAAGCAGAATCTAATCAAAACAGATAATCTTCATGGCACAGGATGCAGTCTCTCTGCTGCAATATGTGCAAATCTTATTATATTAAATGAAAAGGACAAAGACAGCAAGGATGAAAACAATCTAGAGATTGCAATAGAAAGATCTACCAAATTCATTTATGAAGCGGTTAAGAAGGGTAGGTATGGCACATTAAATCCTAATTTTAACAGCAATCTTGACTTTTTAAAATAG
- the cofC gene encoding 2-phospho-L-lactate guanylyltransferase produces the protein MDKIYAIIPVNQFANAKTRLSPFLTPEERRDLLKAMLKDITDTLKPIVDKVVIISRDEEVLAYAEELELTTIVEEEYKKSKAVNSSDDNPLNKALKQAMKWSRKKTRKVIILPSDIPLIGKTNVKLLIDQAKNFDFIIVPSKGGGTNTLIIKPLAIDMKFEGFSFNKHIEEAKRKKLVPIVHDSFYMALDVNTTEDLGEIMLHGNGTETKKYLESLGIKVESSHDHERLKVTRD, from the coding sequence ATTTATGCAATAATTCCTGTAAATCAATTTGCAAATGCTAAAACAAGATTATCTCCTTTTCTAACACCTGAAGAAAGGAGGGATCTTTTAAAAGCCATGCTAAAAGACATTACAGATACATTAAAGCCTATTGTAGATAAGGTCGTTATCATCAGCAGAGATGAGGAAGTTTTAGCATATGCAGAAGAATTGGAGCTTACTACAATTGTTGAAGAGGAATATAAAAAATCCAAAGCTGTTAACTCCTCTGATGACAACCCTTTAAATAAGGCCTTAAAACAGGCAATGAAATGGTCAAGAAAGAAAACCCGAAAAGTGATAATCCTGCCATCTGACATTCCACTTATTGGAAAGACCAATGTAAAGCTCCTAATTGACCAGGCAAAGAATTTTGATTTTATCATCGTTCCTTCAAAGGGAGGAGGAACCAATACTCTTATCATAAAGCCATTGGCAATTGACATGAAATTTGAAGGATTTAGCTTCAATAAACATATCGAAGAGGCCAAAAGAAAAAAACTAGTTCCTATTGTACATGATTCATTCTATATGGCCTTGGATGTAAACACCACAGAGGATCTTGGAGAAATCATGCTTCATGGAAATGGAACCGAAACCAAAAAATACTTAGAATCCCTTGGAATCAAGGTAGAATCCTCCCATGACCATGAAAGGCTTAAAGTGACTAGAGATTAG